A genomic segment from Brienomyrus brachyistius isolate T26 chromosome 9, BBRACH_0.4, whole genome shotgun sequence encodes:
- the LOC125749600 gene encoding leucine-rich repeat-containing protein 72 isoform X3, which produces MDMCEKEHRKIDVLRRNFGIKRTIDITQLYLANQKMVMIPNLSKFRMLRYLWLNNNTITKISSLPTSCCLTKLYLQNNKITSISGALSYLSCLQVLLLHNNQLENLEASVAELRRAQQLHTLSFFLNPFTENPQYRSYVAHHLPSVLILDRREPHLARL; this is translated from the exons ATGGACATGTGTGAAAAG GAACACCGGAAAATCGACGTCCTTCGTCGGAACTTTGGAATTAAGAGGACCATCGATATCACTCAGCTGTATCTAGCAAATCA AAAAATGGTTATGATCCCGAATCTGTCAAAATTCCGAATGCTTCGATACCTATGGCTGAATAACAACACG ATAACAAAGATCTCCTCCCTGCCTACCAGCTGCTGCTTGACCAAACTTTATcttcaaaataataaaatcacctCAATTTCAG GGGCCCTCAGTTACCTGAGCTGCCTGCAGGTTCTGCTCCTACACAACAACCAGCTGGAGAATCTGGAGGCGTCGGTGGCCGAACTGAGGCGAGCTCAGCAGCTCCACACTCTCA GTTTTTTCCTGAACCCTTTCACAGAAAACCCTCAGTATCGAAGCTATGTGGCTCATCACTTGCCATCTGTGCTCATATTGGATAGAAGag AGCCGCACTTGGCCAGACTGTGA
- the crppa gene encoding D-ribitol-5-phosphate cytidylyltransferase isoform X2, with the protein MDTSCESSSRPTHPAGFFADESDLRERFPGHDSIDFPVAVVLPAGGSGERMGLATPKQFCTVFNRPLISYTIQAFERVSWIENIVVVVAKESLHLMMDIIHKFCHKKVKVVLGGSTRHRSIFNGLQAFGEMPDGKSLRKPKVVIIHDAVRPFVEEDFLLRITIAAKEQGASGAIRPLVSTVIATTSEGYIDHSLERAKYRASEMPQGFVYDIIYQAYQQCSESDFEFGTECLHLALQYCGTNAKLIEGPPALWKVTYKKDLFAAESVIKDFLSQACVITTVCAESAELAHRFQKSLGTRSMQVDVISGSFGDNQPLVSKTWNFIHITANIACLAEISSTVKSLHEAGQTLLYPAVLILVHLSVLPHSTLTERMGQLGAIRHLAMEAKQRNILLYAILLNHNENAEQWEETVESASEITAALIKDRNPALAGQLLVA; encoded by the exons ATGGACACCAGCTGTGAGAGTAGCAGCAGGCCTACTCATCCAGCGGGTTTCTTTGCAGACGAATCTGACTTGCGTGAACGATTCCCCGGACACGACAGCATCGATTTCCCGGTCGCAGTGGTCCTACCAGCAGGTGGATCTGGAGAAAGGATGGGGTTGGCGACCCCCAAacaattctgcactgtcttcaACAGACCTTTGATAAGCTACACGATTCAAGCTTTTGAGAG AGTGTCCTGGATTGAAAACATTGTGGTTGTTGTGGCAAAAGAAAGCCTTCATCTTATGATGGACATCATTCACAAGTTCTGTCACAAAAAGGTAAAGGTAGTGCTTGGTGGATCAACTAGACACCGGTCTATTTTTAATGGACTCCAAGCCTTTGGAGAGATGCCAGATGGAAAATCACTGAGGAAGCCAAAAGTGGTCATTATCCACGATGCAGTCAGGCCTTTTGTTGAGGAAGATTTCcttcttaggataactattgctGCTAAGGAACAAGGG GCGTCTGGAGCTATTCGGCCTCTTGTTTCCACGGTAATAGCTACGACGTCAGAAGGCTACATAGACCACTCTCTGGAAAGGGCTAAATACAGAGCAAGTGAGATGCCACAAGGATTTGTATATGACATCATCTACCAGGCTTATCAGCAG TGCAGCGAGTCCGACTTTGAGTTTGGGACGGAGTGCCTGCACCTGGCTCTGCAGTACTGTGGCACCAATGCAAAGCTCATCGAAGGTCCCCCTGCACTGTGGAAG GTGACTTACAAGAAAGATCTTTTTGCTGCTGAATCTGTAATTAAAG ACTTCCTGTCCCAGGCCTGTGTTATCACGACTGTCTGTGCAGAGTCAGCAGAGTTGGCTCACAGGTTTCAGAAGAGCCTTGGAACCAGGAGCATG CAGGTGGATGTAATATCAGGCTCATTCGGGGACAACCAGCCGTTGGTTTCAAAGACCTGGAACTTCATCCATATTACT GCGAATATCGCGTGCTTGGCTGAGATCAGCAGCACAGTGAAGTCGCTCCACGAGGCGGGTCAGACCCTCCTGTATCCCGCTGTCCTGATCTTG GTGCATTTGAGCGTCCTGCCGCATTCCACCCTGACTGAAAGGATGGGACAGTTGGGTGCCATCAGACATCTGGCAATGGAAGCAAAACAGAGGAATATTTTACTTTACGCCATCCTGCTTAATCACAATGAg AACGCGGAGCAGTGGGAGGAGACGGTGGAGAGTGCATCCGAGATCACGGCGGCCCTTATCAAGGACCGGAACCCCGCCCTGGCAGGACAGCTCCTGGTGGCGTGA
- the sostdc1a gene encoding sclerostin domain-containing protein 1a — translation MYINTCASSHLIFLFCIILKNCHTFKNDATEILYTQVLSPVAEAPSNTSLNRARNGGRNLGNTERRVDRSQVGCRELRSTKYISDGQCTSINPIKELVCAGECLPAQMLPNWIGGSYGRKFWSRRNDQDWRCVNDKTRTQRIQLQCQNGSTRTYKITVVTSCKCKRYSRQHNESAHKFEDQSRALPIQKVNGNRRHVRGEQNENWHEARPKN, via the exons ATGTACATAAACACATGCGCATCTAGCCATCTTAtatttttgttctgcattattCTGAAGAACTGTCATACTTTCAAGAACGATGCTACGGAAATCCTTTACACGCAAGTACTTAGTCCGGTTGCAGAGGCTCCGAGTAACACATCCTTGAATCGTGCAAGAAACGGCGGCAGAAACTTGGGCAATACTGAAAGACGTG TGGACCGAAGCCAAGTTGGGTGTAGAGAACTGCGGTCAACTAAATACATCTCTGATGGTCAGTGCACCAGTATAAACCCAATAAAGGAGCTGGTTTGTGCCGGAGAATGCCTCCCAGCGCAGATGCTACCGAACTGGATTGGTGGGAGCTATGGGCGGAAGTTCTGGAGCAGACGGAATGACCAGGACTGGCGGTGTGTGAACGACAAAACTCGCACCCAGCGGATCCAGCTGCAGTGCCAGAACGGGAGCACGCGGACATACAAAATCACTGTGGTCACCTCCTGCAAGTGCAAGAGATACTCCAGGCAGCACAACGAGTCTGCCCACAAGTTTGAGGATCAGTCCCGCGCCCTGCCGATCCAAAAAGTGAATGGCAATAGGAGACATGTCAGGGGAGAGCAGAATGAGAACTGGCACGAAGCAAGACCCAAAAACTAA
- the crppa gene encoding D-ribitol-5-phosphate cytidylyltransferase isoform X1, protein MDTSCESSSRPTHPAGFFADESDLRERFPGHDSIDFPVAVVLPAGGSGERMGLATPKQFCTVFNRPLISYTIQAFERVSWIENIVVVVAKESLHLMMDIIHKFCHKKVKVVLGGSTRHRSIFNGLQAFGEMPDGKSLRKPKVVIIHDAVRPFVEEDFLLRITIAAKEQGASGAIRPLVSTVIATTSEGYIDHSLERAKYRASEMPQGFVYDIIYQAYQQCSESDFEFGTECLHLALQYCGTNAKLIEGPPALWKVTYKKDLFAAESVIKDFLSQACVITTVCAESAELAHRFQKSLGTRSMQVDVISGSFGDNQPLVSKTWNFIHITANIACLAEISSTVKSLHEAGQTLLYPAVLILVHLSVLPHSTLTERMGQLGAIRHLAMEAKQRNILLYAILLNHNEVLAVCYFCVSERGAVGGDGGECIRDHGGPYQGPEPRPGRTAPGGVRNEDLPDEASVGAAVLSSCSPNLEISVTEICRRTASPARQLGVFEIPGSLRCCVITLM, encoded by the exons ATGGACACCAGCTGTGAGAGTAGCAGCAGGCCTACTCATCCAGCGGGTTTCTTTGCAGACGAATCTGACTTGCGTGAACGATTCCCCGGACACGACAGCATCGATTTCCCGGTCGCAGTGGTCCTACCAGCAGGTGGATCTGGAGAAAGGATGGGGTTGGCGACCCCCAAacaattctgcactgtcttcaACAGACCTTTGATAAGCTACACGATTCAAGCTTTTGAGAG AGTGTCCTGGATTGAAAACATTGTGGTTGTTGTGGCAAAAGAAAGCCTTCATCTTATGATGGACATCATTCACAAGTTCTGTCACAAAAAGGTAAAGGTAGTGCTTGGTGGATCAACTAGACACCGGTCTATTTTTAATGGACTCCAAGCCTTTGGAGAGATGCCAGATGGAAAATCACTGAGGAAGCCAAAAGTGGTCATTATCCACGATGCAGTCAGGCCTTTTGTTGAGGAAGATTTCcttcttaggataactattgctGCTAAGGAACAAGGG GCGTCTGGAGCTATTCGGCCTCTTGTTTCCACGGTAATAGCTACGACGTCAGAAGGCTACATAGACCACTCTCTGGAAAGGGCTAAATACAGAGCAAGTGAGATGCCACAAGGATTTGTATATGACATCATCTACCAGGCTTATCAGCAG TGCAGCGAGTCCGACTTTGAGTTTGGGACGGAGTGCCTGCACCTGGCTCTGCAGTACTGTGGCACCAATGCAAAGCTCATCGAAGGTCCCCCTGCACTGTGGAAG GTGACTTACAAGAAAGATCTTTTTGCTGCTGAATCTGTAATTAAAG ACTTCCTGTCCCAGGCCTGTGTTATCACGACTGTCTGTGCAGAGTCAGCAGAGTTGGCTCACAGGTTTCAGAAGAGCCTTGGAACCAGGAGCATG CAGGTGGATGTAATATCAGGCTCATTCGGGGACAACCAGCCGTTGGTTTCAAAGACCTGGAACTTCATCCATATTACT GCGAATATCGCGTGCTTGGCTGAGATCAGCAGCACAGTGAAGTCGCTCCACGAGGCGGGTCAGACCCTCCTGTATCCCGCTGTCCTGATCTTG GTGCATTTGAGCGTCCTGCCGCATTCCACCCTGACTGAAAGGATGGGACAGTTGGGTGCCATCAGACATCTGGCAATGGAAGCAAAACAGAGGAATATTTTACTTTACGCCATCCTGCTTAATCACAATGAg GTGCTGGCAGTGTGTTATTTCTGTGTGTCAGAACGCGGAGCAGTGGGAGGAGACGGTGGAGAGTGCATCCGAGATCACGGCGGCCCTTATCAAGGACCGGAACCCCGCCCTGGCAGGACAGCTCCTGGTGGCGTGAGGAACGAAGACCTTCCAGACGAGGCCTCCGTGGGCGCTGCTGTCCTGTCATCCTGCTCGCCAAACCTTGAAATAAGCGTGACTGAGATCTGCCGTCGCACTGCCTCACCTGCACGTCAATTAGGAGTGTTTGAAATCCCCGGCAGTTTACGTTGCTGTGTTATAACTTTAATGTAA
- the LOC125749600 gene encoding leucine-rich repeat-containing protein 72 isoform X2 yields the protein MDMCEKEHRKIDVLRRNFGIKRTIDITQLYLANQKMVMIPNLSKFRMLRYLWLNNNTITKISSLPTSCCLTKLYLQNNKITSISGALSYLSCLQVLLLHNNQLENLEASVAELRRAQQLHTLSFFLNPFTENPQYRSYVAHHLPSVLILDRRAFQMFSPERHRVQQTVAFGRRAEFGPIAGNRVES from the exons ATGGACATGTGTGAAAAG GAACACCGGAAAATCGACGTCCTTCGTCGGAACTTTGGAATTAAGAGGACCATCGATATCACTCAGCTGTATCTAGCAAATCA AAAAATGGTTATGATCCCGAATCTGTCAAAATTCCGAATGCTTCGATACCTATGGCTGAATAACAACACG ATAACAAAGATCTCCTCCCTGCCTACCAGCTGCTGCTTGACCAAACTTTATcttcaaaataataaaatcacctCAATTTCAG GGGCCCTCAGTTACCTGAGCTGCCTGCAGGTTCTGCTCCTACACAACAACCAGCTGGAGAATCTGGAGGCGTCGGTGGCCGAACTGAGGCGAGCTCAGCAGCTCCACACTCTCA GTTTTTTCCTGAACCCTTTCACAGAAAACCCTCAGTATCGAAGCTATGTGGCTCATCACTTGCCATCTGTGCTCATATTGGATAGAAGag CATTCCAGATGTTCAgcccagagagacacagagtccAGCAGACTGTGGCGTTTGGGCGCCGAGCAGAGTTTGGTCCAATAGCGGGAAATAGGGTTGAGAGCTGA
- the LOC125749600 gene encoding leucine-rich repeat-containing protein 72 isoform X1, whose amino-acid sequence MDMCEKEHRKIDVLRRNFGIKRTIDITQLYLANQKMVMIPNLSKFRMLRYLWLNNNTITKISSLPTSCCLTKLYLQNNKITSISGALSYLSCLQVLLLHNNQLENLEASVAELRRAQQLHTLSFFLNPFTENPQYRSYVAHHLPSVLILDRREVKREEKISAFQMFSPERHRVQQTVAFGRRAEFGPIAGNRVES is encoded by the exons ATGGACATGTGTGAAAAG GAACACCGGAAAATCGACGTCCTTCGTCGGAACTTTGGAATTAAGAGGACCATCGATATCACTCAGCTGTATCTAGCAAATCA AAAAATGGTTATGATCCCGAATCTGTCAAAATTCCGAATGCTTCGATACCTATGGCTGAATAACAACACG ATAACAAAGATCTCCTCCCTGCCTACCAGCTGCTGCTTGACCAAACTTTATcttcaaaataataaaatcacctCAATTTCAG GGGCCCTCAGTTACCTGAGCTGCCTGCAGGTTCTGCTCCTACACAACAACCAGCTGGAGAATCTGGAGGCGTCGGTGGCCGAACTGAGGCGAGCTCAGCAGCTCCACACTCTCA GTTTTTTCCTGAACCCTTTCACAGAAAACCCTCAGTATCGAAGCTATGTGGCTCATCACTTGCCATCTGTGCTCATATTGGATAGAAGag AAGTGAAACGGGAGGAAAAAATCTCAGCATTCCAGATGTTCAgcccagagagacacagagtccAGCAGACTGTGGCGTTTGGGCGCCGAGCAGAGTTTGGTCCAATAGCGGGAAATAGGGTTGAGAGCTGA